One stretch of Methyloversatilis sp. RAC08 DNA includes these proteins:
- the murJ gene encoding murein biosynthesis integral membrane protein MurJ, with the protein MNLLRALATVSSMTLLSRILGFVRDFFIARAFGAGAATDAFFVAFRLPNLLRRMFAEGAFSQAFVPILGEYRNRRGTDDTRALIDRVATLLALIVTGVTLLGILGAPWLIYISAPGFAADTEKFDLTVMLTRITFPYILFMSLVAMAGGVLNTFSRFAIPAFTPVLLNLSFIGMSLFAAPFFDPPVLALAWAVFIGGVLQLALQVPALMRIGMLPRIRLDLQDPGVRRVFKLMLPAILGVSVSQISLLINTIFASFLESGSVSWLYYADRLMEFPAGLLGVALGTILLPSLSRSHADGNTGEFSGLLDWGLRLTLMLTLPAALALALLATPLVATLFHHGQFTAHDVLQTRNALVAYSVGLTGLILVKVLAPGFYSRQDIRTPVKIALGVLVLTQLMNLAFIKPLAHAGLALSIGLASLVNAALLYRGLRRIGAYLPAPGWTAFWLKILIALAVMGGVLYFSADLAGDWLRAGTMTRILNLIWIVLAGAGSYFATLFALGFRLRDFSRRATS; encoded by the coding sequence ATGAATCTGCTCCGCGCACTCGCGACCGTCAGCAGCATGACTCTGCTGTCGCGCATCCTCGGCTTCGTACGCGACTTCTTCATCGCACGTGCTTTCGGTGCGGGCGCTGCGACCGACGCCTTCTTCGTCGCCTTCCGCCTGCCCAATCTGTTGCGCCGCATGTTCGCCGAAGGTGCGTTTTCGCAGGCCTTCGTGCCCATTCTCGGCGAGTACCGCAACCGGCGCGGCACCGACGATACGCGGGCGCTGATCGATCGGGTGGCGACCCTGCTGGCGCTCATCGTCACCGGCGTGACGCTGCTCGGCATCCTCGGCGCGCCCTGGCTGATCTACATCTCCGCCCCGGGCTTCGCGGCCGACACCGAAAAGTTCGACCTGACGGTCATGCTGACCCGCATCACTTTCCCCTACATCCTGTTCATGTCGCTGGTGGCGATGGCCGGCGGCGTGCTGAACACCTTCAGCCGATTCGCGATACCGGCTTTCACGCCCGTGCTGCTGAACCTGAGCTTCATCGGCATGAGCCTGTTCGCGGCGCCCTTCTTCGATCCGCCGGTGCTGGCGCTGGCCTGGGCGGTATTCATCGGTGGCGTATTGCAGCTGGCGCTGCAGGTGCCGGCACTGATGCGCATCGGCATGCTGCCGCGCATCAGGCTCGATCTGCAGGACCCCGGCGTGCGGCGTGTCTTCAAGTTGATGCTGCCGGCCATCCTCGGCGTGTCGGTGTCGCAGATTTCATTGCTGATCAACACCATCTTCGCGTCCTTCCTGGAAAGCGGATCGGTGTCGTGGCTGTATTACGCCGATCGCCTGATGGAATTTCCGGCCGGTCTGCTTGGCGTGGCGCTGGGTACCATCCTGCTGCCCTCGCTGTCGCGCAGTCACGCGGACGGAAACACCGGCGAGTTTTCCGGCCTGCTCGACTGGGGCCTGCGCCTGACCCTGATGCTCACGCTGCCTGCTGCACTGGCGCTCGCCCTTCTCGCCACGCCGCTGGTGGCGACGCTGTTTCACCACGGCCAGTTCACGGCGCACGATGTGCTGCAGACGCGCAACGCACTGGTCGCCTACAGCGTCGGCCTGACCGGACTGATTCTTGTGAAGGTGCTCGCGCCCGGCTTTTATTCCCGCCAGGACATCCGCACGCCGGTGAAAATCGCGCTCGGCGTGCTGGTGTTGACGCAACTGATGAACCTCGCCTTCATCAAACCGCTGGCGCACGCCGGGCTGGCTTTGTCGATCGGTCTCGCATCACTGGTCAACGCCGCGCTGCTGTATCGCGGCTTGCGGCGCATCGGCGCCTACCTGCCGGCACCCGGATGGACCGCTTTCTGGCTGAAAATCCTGATCGCGCTGGCCGTCATGGGCGGCGTGTTGTACTTCAGCGCCGATCTCGCCGGCGACTGGCTGCGCGCAGGTACGATGACGCGCATCCTGAACCTGATCTGGATCGTTCTGGCGGGCGCAGGCAGCTATTTCGCCACGCTGTTTGCATTGGGTTTCCGGCTGCGCGATTTTTCGCGTCGAGCAACATCCTGA
- a CDS encoding YbhB/YbcL family Raf kinase inhibitor-like protein, with product MKLTSNNFEDNGRIPGENAFCIPAVTGHVCLGANRNPHLAWSGLPTGTRSLVLICNDPDVPTRPDDVNQEGRTVPASLPRTDFSHWVLVDLAPSGEIAEGEFSSDVTPCGKPGPTGPRGTRQGINDYTAWFAGDEQMKGDYYGYDGPCPPWNDEILHHYVFTLYALDVERLPVDGRFTAADALKAMSGHVLGEAKLTGVYALNPAVAG from the coding sequence ATGAAACTGACGAGCAACAACTTCGAGGACAACGGCCGCATCCCGGGCGAGAACGCCTTCTGCATTCCGGCCGTCACCGGCCATGTCTGCCTGGGCGCGAACCGCAATCCGCACCTTGCCTGGTCCGGCCTGCCGACCGGCACCCGCTCGCTGGTGCTGATCTGCAACGATCCGGACGTCCCGACCCGGCCAGACGATGTCAATCAGGAAGGTCGCACCGTGCCTGCAAGCCTGCCGCGGACCGATTTTTCGCACTGGGTGCTCGTCGATCTCGCCCCGTCCGGTGAAATCGCCGAGGGTGAGTTCTCGTCCGACGTGACGCCGTGCGGCAAACCGGGTCCGACCGGTCCGCGCGGCACGCGCCAGGGCATCAATGACTACACGGCCTGGTTTGCCGGCGACGAGCAGATGAAGGGCGACTACTACGGCTACGACGGTCCCTGCCCGCCGTGGAATGACGAAATCCTGCATCACTACGTGTTCACGCTGTACGCGCTGGACGTCGAGCGGTTGCCGGTCGACGGACGTTTCACCGCCGCCGATGCACTCAAGGCAATGTCTGGCCATGTGCTCGGTGAAGCGAAACTGACCGGCGTGTACGCGCTGAACCCGGCGGTCGCCGGCTGA
- the aroC gene encoding chorismate synthase, which translates to MSGNTLGTLFCVTSFGESHGPAIGCVVDGCPPGLALTAADIQHELDRRKPGTSRHVTQRREPDEVEILSGVFEGMTTGAPIALLIRNQDQRSKDYGNIAETFRPGHADYAYWQKYGIRDHRGGGRSSARETAVRVAAGAIARKWLKERYGIDIHGWMSQLGPLRITYRERAAISDNPFFAPDAAIVPELEAFMDTLRKSGDSCGARIEVMASGVPVGWGEPVYDRLDADIAHAMMGINAVKGVEIGAGFASVEQRGTEHSDEMSPQGYLSNNAGGVLGGISTGQDVRVSIAIKPTSSIRLDRHSIDKAGNPVIVNTHGRHDPCVGIRATPVAEAMLALVLIDHALRHRAQCGDVECATPRIAAAAPADVIAGIRAQRDAAVDDPEPDEA; encoded by the coding sequence ATGTCCGGCAACACTTTGGGCACGCTGTTCTGTGTCACATCCTTTGGTGAATCGCACGGCCCGGCCATCGGCTGCGTGGTCGATGGCTGCCCGCCGGGGCTGGCGCTGACCGCTGCCGACATCCAGCACGAACTTGATCGGCGCAAGCCCGGTACATCGCGCCACGTGACGCAGCGGCGCGAACCGGATGAAGTGGAAATCCTGTCCGGCGTGTTCGAGGGTATGACAACCGGCGCGCCTATCGCATTGCTGATCCGCAACCAGGACCAGCGTTCGAAGGACTACGGCAACATTGCCGAAACCTTCCGCCCGGGTCATGCCGACTACGCTTACTGGCAGAAGTACGGCATCCGCGACCACCGCGGCGGTGGCCGTTCGTCGGCGCGCGAAACCGCAGTGCGCGTGGCGGCCGGCGCGATCGCGCGCAAGTGGCTGAAGGAGCGTTACGGCATCGACATCCATGGCTGGATGAGTCAGCTCGGTCCGCTGCGCATCACCTACCGTGAACGTGCGGCCATCTCGGACAACCCCTTCTTCGCGCCCGATGCAGCCATCGTGCCCGAACTCGAGGCCTTCATGGACACGCTGCGCAAGTCCGGCGATTCCTGCGGCGCGCGCATCGAGGTCATGGCATCCGGTGTGCCGGTCGGCTGGGGCGAGCCGGTGTACGACAGGCTGGATGCAGACATTGCACACGCGATGATGGGCATCAATGCGGTCAAGGGTGTCGAGATCGGCGCCGGTTTTGCGAGCGTCGAGCAGCGCGGCACCGAGCATTCGGACGAAATGTCGCCGCAGGGTTATCTGTCGAACAACGCCGGCGGTGTGCTCGGCGGCATTTCGACCGGGCAGGACGTGCGCGTATCGATCGCCATCAAGCCGACGTCGAGCATCCGGCTCGACCGCCATTCGATCGACAAGGCGGGCAACCCGGTCATCGTAAATACACACGGCCGGCACGACCCGTGTGTCGGCATCCGCGCCACCCCGGTGGCCGAAGCCATGCTGGCGCTGGTGCTGATCGACCATGCGCTGCGCCACCGCGCGCAGTGCGGCGACGTCGAATGTGCGACGCCGCGCATCGCCGCTGCGGCGCCGGCTGACGTGATCGCCGGCATCCGCGCGCAGCGCGACGCGGCGGTCGATGATCCGGAGCCGGACGAGGCCTGA
- a CDS encoding DUF3833 domain-containing protein, with product MLWRMRSFIGALCAALLVAGCGGVAVDRYAGQTPAMDLRTYFNGTVNGWGMFQDRGGEVVKRFTVRIDARWEGDTGTLDEHFSWSDGTTSRRVWTIKDLGNGRYTGRADDVVGEATGEASGSALRWRYVLALPVDGSVYNVDFDDWMYMIDDKVMLNRSAMSKFGIHLGEVTLSFTRGAP from the coding sequence ATGCTGTGGCGGATGAGGAGCTTCATCGGTGCGTTGTGCGCCGCGCTGCTGGTGGCCGGGTGTGGCGGCGTGGCGGTCGATCGCTATGCCGGGCAGACGCCGGCCATGGACCTGCGTACCTACTTCAACGGCACGGTCAATGGCTGGGGCATGTTCCAGGACCGCGGCGGCGAGGTGGTCAAGCGCTTCACGGTGCGCATCGACGCACGCTGGGAAGGCGATACCGGCACGCTGGACGAACACTTTTCCTGGAGTGATGGCACGACCAGCCGTCGCGTTTGGACCATCAAGGATCTGGGCAACGGCCGCTACACCGGCCGCGCCGACGACGTGGTCGGCGAGGCGACCGGCGAAGCGAGCGGCAGTGCGCTGCGCTGGCGTTACGTGCTGGCGCTGCCGGTAGATGGCAGCGTCTACAACGTCGACTTTGACGACTGGATGTACATGATCGACGACAAGGTGATGCTGAACCGCTCGGCGATGAGCAAGTTCGGCATCCACCTCGGCGAGGTGACGCTGTCGTTCACCCGCGGCGCACCCTGA
- the rpsT gene encoding 30S ribosomal protein S20 has product MANSAQARKRARQANVRRDHNTSQRSELRTAIKNVRKAILAGDKQAAQAIFLKAQTTIDSIADKNIIHKNKAARHKSRLSGAIKSMAAAAA; this is encoded by the coding sequence ATGGCCAATTCAGCACAAGCACGCAAGCGCGCCCGTCAGGCAAACGTTCGTCGCGATCACAACACGAGCCAGCGCTCCGAACTGCGCACGGCGATCAAGAATGTCCGCAAGGCGATTCTCGCCGGCGACAAGCAGGCCGCGCAGGCGATATTCCTGAAGGCACAGACGACGATCGACAGCATCGCCGACAAGAACATCATTCACAAGAACAAGGCCGCTCGCCACAAGAGCCGCCTGTCTGGCGCGATCAAGTCGATGGCCGCCGCAGCCGCCTGA
- a CDS encoding SDR family NAD(P)-dependent oxidoreductase, with translation MFAPLNPPLADWSGKRVWLIGASSGIGEALARRLMAQGARVALSARSADKLAALCSVSAQAAALPLDVAEPDALADAAATLTARWGGIDVVLFVAARYQAVRAWELDPADIDATLNTNVAAVMKGCAAVLPGMLAAQSGALVILSSVAGYRGLPKAIIYGATKAALINFAETLFMDVRPRGLGVHLVCPGFVETPLTAQNDFKMPALITADEAAGHILNGLARGDFHIHFPRRFTRWLLLLRLLPYRLYFAAVRRMTGL, from the coding sequence ATGTTCGCGCCGCTGAATCCGCCGCTGGCCGACTGGTCGGGCAAACGCGTCTGGCTCATAGGCGCATCGTCCGGCATCGGTGAAGCGCTGGCGCGCCGCTTGATGGCCCAGGGCGCGCGGGTGGCGCTGTCGGCGCGCAGTGCTGACAAGCTGGCGGCGTTGTGTTCGGTGTCTGCGCAGGCGGCCGCGCTGCCGCTCGATGTGGCCGAACCTGACGCATTGGCCGATGCGGCTGCCACGCTCACCGCGCGCTGGGGTGGCATCGATGTCGTGCTGTTCGTCGCCGCACGTTATCAGGCGGTGCGTGCCTGGGAGCTGGATCCGGCGGACATCGACGCCACGCTCAACACCAATGTCGCCGCCGTCATGAAGGGCTGTGCCGCGGTGCTGCCGGGCATGCTGGCCGCGCAGTCGGGTGCGCTCGTCATCCTGTCCAGCGTGGCGGGATATCGCGGCCTGCCGAAGGCCATCATCTACGGCGCGACCAAGGCGGCGCTGATCAATTTCGCCGAAACGCTCTTCATGGACGTTCGGCCGCGCGGACTGGGCGTGCATCTGGTGTGCCCCGGCTTCGTCGAAACGCCGCTGACCGCACAGAACGACTTCAAGATGCCGGCGCTCATTACCGCCGACGAGGCGGCCGGTCACATCCTGAACGGCCTCGCCCGCGGTGACTTCCACATCCACTTTCCGCGTCGCTTCACGCGCTGGCTGCTGCTGCTGCGACTGCTGCCCTACCGGTTGTATTTCGCCGCGGTACGGCGGATGACCGGGCTTTGA